Proteins found in one Polyangiaceae bacterium genomic segment:
- a CDS encoding anion permease translates to MDGSLPIAFGTLVLTVGLAVLRPSIRAFRFSPGRAAVVGVLLLLMAGLLRVEDLVHAARLQWRPLLTLTSIMLMTGVVQEVGAFDRLAARIESQARARSATHTFTIIFALSVITPSFLNNDAAILILTPLVVALTRRVFPGRPEVTVAFAFAVFLAPGVAPFIVSNPMNMIVAEFTGLGFNSYAAVMLPISIAGAALTYLILRVVYRKLLNSAQPEQGAGRAMPERHPAERPAVLLLAVIFLAYPVAATFGADIWIVATLGAVASLLLSRAYRVGPLPKVTRHVSLDILAFLWGIFLVVQGLRRVGIVEGLASFYEASAMGGAQLARIGITSALGSAIIDNHPMSILNMMAIGSHEDPKLLLAALVGGDIGPRLLPIGSLAGLLWIDLLRRQGIHISVRQFFTLGTLVLIPTLALSLAMLWML, encoded by the coding sequence GTGGACGGTTCCCTCCCGATAGCGTTCGGAACGCTCGTGCTGACGGTTGGGCTGGCGGTGCTGCGGCCGTCGATTCGCGCGTTTCGCTTTTCACCCGGCAGGGCCGCGGTGGTCGGCGTGCTGTTACTGCTGATGGCAGGGCTGCTGCGCGTCGAGGATCTGGTTCATGCGGCGCGGCTGCAGTGGCGCCCCCTGTTGACGTTGACGTCCATCATGCTGATGACCGGCGTGGTACAGGAAGTGGGCGCCTTCGATCGCCTTGCCGCACGGATCGAGAGTCAAGCACGCGCGCGCTCCGCCACTCACACGTTCACCATCATCTTCGCGCTGAGCGTGATCACCCCGTCGTTCCTAAACAACGACGCGGCGATCTTGATTCTGACCCCGCTCGTGGTCGCGTTGACGCGCCGGGTCTTCCCAGGGAGACCCGAGGTGACCGTAGCCTTCGCGTTCGCGGTGTTCCTTGCCCCCGGGGTCGCTCCGTTCATCGTCTCGAACCCGATGAATATGATCGTGGCCGAGTTCACGGGCTTGGGCTTCAACTCCTACGCGGCGGTCATGCTGCCCATCTCCATCGCGGGGGCCGCGCTCACGTATCTGATCTTGCGAGTCGTCTACCGCAAGCTCCTGAACTCGGCTCAACCGGAGCAAGGCGCGGGCCGCGCGATGCCCGAGCGCCACCCTGCGGAGCGCCCGGCTGTTCTGTTGCTGGCGGTGATCTTCCTCGCGTACCCAGTGGCAGCGACATTCGGCGCGGACATCTGGATCGTCGCCACCTTGGGCGCGGTTGCTTCGTTGCTCCTCTCCCGCGCCTATCGCGTTGGGCCGTTGCCGAAGGTCACGCGCCATGTCTCCCTGGACATCCTCGCTTTTCTATGGGGAATTTTTCTGGTGGTCCAGGGGCTGCGCCGCGTGGGCATCGTGGAGGGCCTGGCGTCCTTCTACGAGGCGTCCGCCATGGGGGGCGCCCAGCTCGCGCGCATTGGCATCACCTCAGCGCTGGGGTCGGCCATCATCGACAACCACCCGATGTCGATCCTGAACATGATGGCCATCGGGTCTCATGAAGATCCGAAGTTGTTGCTGGCTGCCCTGGTGGGCGGCGATATCGGCCCGCGGCTGCTTCCGATTGGCTCCCTGGCTGGCCTGCTGTGGATCGACCTGCTGAGGCGCCAAGGCATCCACATCAGCGTGCGACAGTTCTTCACGCTCGGTACGCTGGTGCTCATCCCGACGCTGGCGCTCTCGCTCGCGATGTTGTGGATGCTGTAG
- a CDS encoding phosphatase PAP2 family protein: MNLKSVRAAACLLLSVSLLALSAPARAQTSIDADRGPRYYVGHSLVSAALLGGYLAFARAPFLRKGKRWSAFGRFDSSVEMYFNDGAARLSDTLVVSTAFVMPAAVHWGHGVDTALGNTAIVYTEALAANLALNGIVKYAVGRPRPYLARMIQTDPHAKELEAADPNDAYLSFYSGHSSTAFAGAAASSILFSLRSDNSLQTHFVWGAEFLAAGATASLRVSAGRHHRSDVIVGTLIGTALGYGFPAAHRLDLSQVKATEMGVGTATAILGFGLVELLRPPNSVTIEVPLETSWTLLPGQVGGAPGMLAVGAF; encoded by the coding sequence GTGAATCTGAAGTCCGTTCGCGCCGCCGCGTGCTTGCTCTTGAGCGTGAGCCTGCTGGCCCTATCCGCTCCCGCGAGAGCTCAAACGTCGATCGACGCGGATCGGGGACCTCGCTACTACGTGGGGCACAGCCTGGTCTCCGCCGCGCTGCTCGGCGGCTACCTGGCCTTCGCGCGCGCTCCCTTTCTGCGCAAAGGGAAGCGCTGGTCCGCGTTCGGTCGCTTCGACTCCTCGGTAGAGATGTACTTCAACGATGGCGCGGCAAGGCTCAGCGACACATTGGTCGTGTCGACAGCGTTCGTCATGCCCGCAGCCGTGCACTGGGGGCACGGGGTCGACACGGCGCTAGGCAACACGGCGATCGTTTACACCGAAGCGTTGGCCGCCAACCTCGCACTGAACGGCATCGTCAAGTATGCCGTCGGGCGCCCACGTCCCTATTTGGCGAGGATGATTCAGACGGACCCTCACGCGAAGGAGCTCGAGGCGGCGGATCCGAACGATGCGTACCTATCGTTCTATTCAGGCCACTCCAGCACCGCTTTCGCCGGGGCAGCCGCGTCGTCAATCTTGTTCTCGTTGCGTTCGGACAATTCACTGCAGACCCATTTCGTTTGGGGTGCGGAATTCCTCGCAGCCGGCGCCACCGCGAGCCTGCGTGTTTCCGCAGGGCGCCACCATCGCTCTGATGTGATCGTCGGGACCTTGATCGGCACCGCCCTCGGATACGGCTTCCCCGCAGCCCATCGCCTCGATCTCTCCCAGGTCAAGGCGACGGAGATGGGCGTGGGCACGGCGACCGCCATTCTCGGCTTTGGTCTAGTCGAGTTGCTGCGCCCCCCGAACAGCGTGACCATCGAAGTCCCGCTCGAGACGAGCTGGACGCTGTTGCCAGGACAAGTGGGCGGTGCCCCCGGCATGCTCGCGGTCGGCGCCTTCTGA
- a CDS encoding glycoside hydrolase family 88 protein: MGKYRAVGNIGLAMVIGGVAVTGCDGGGAWEETGNSQGALRGPHGSNHRRHHDAKMPLKEDVILAMRRANEYWIENHDSPGDRGWARATYFEGNMAMHQAYPDDMYLKYTLKWAQGHNWSLYQGAATRNADNQNIGQTYIDLYRMNPDPARIAMIEESISKMLATDQIDDWWWVDALHMAMPVFARLAVVRSDPAYSERMYDMYNWTKRNVGGDGLWNPHEGLWWRDASYKPPAVAPNGEHVYWSRGNGWAIAAHARTIEELDRLPQEDPHRAEYVDTFQKMAAALADLQQDDGFWPANLLDPTSPAGPETSGTAFFTYALAWGVNYGLLSRRKFLPIIEDAWSALTDFSLATHGKLGYIQPVGAAPISRSTTPDDHYDFGVGAFLLAGSEVIKLSRGHLPPLVSEENLALHGVVSVTSEQSGNEGSGAIDNDLTTRWSAFGYPQSLELDLQDVERIRGIELAPLYQRPYQFIVETRESLDGAWTVAVDAQDNAEHGPFHTRLFTPRDARFVRLTVTGLDSSASYSDWISIIEFRVLEEESRNRARCK; encoded by the coding sequence ATGGGTAAGTATCGTGCTGTAGGCAATATCGGGCTCGCGATGGTCATCGGGGGGGTCGCCGTCACGGGGTGTGACGGAGGAGGTGCGTGGGAGGAGACGGGGAACTCTCAAGGGGCTTTACGGGGGCCACACGGGTCAAATCACCGCCGCCACCACGACGCCAAGATGCCGCTAAAGGAAGACGTGATCCTCGCGATGCGTCGGGCAAACGAATACTGGATCGAGAACCATGACTCCCCTGGCGATCGCGGCTGGGCCCGGGCCACGTATTTCGAGGGTAACATGGCGATGCACCAGGCCTACCCCGACGACATGTATCTCAAATATACGTTGAAGTGGGCACAAGGTCACAATTGGTCACTCTATCAAGGTGCGGCAACGCGGAACGCCGATAATCAAAACATTGGACAAACCTATATCGATCTCTACCGCATGAATCCGGATCCCGCGCGAATTGCGATGATAGAGGAGAGCATCTCGAAGATGCTGGCGACGGACCAGATAGACGACTGGTGGTGGGTGGATGCGCTGCATATGGCCATGCCCGTGTTCGCCCGACTCGCCGTAGTGAGGAGCGACCCTGCATATAGCGAGCGCATGTACGACATGTACAACTGGACCAAGCGCAACGTGGGTGGTGATGGGCTCTGGAATCCGCATGAAGGCTTGTGGTGGCGGGATGCTTCGTACAAGCCACCTGCTGTCGCACCCAACGGCGAGCACGTCTATTGGTCTCGCGGAAACGGGTGGGCCATCGCCGCCCACGCGCGCACAATCGAAGAACTCGACCGCCTTCCGCAAGAAGACCCGCACCGAGCCGAGTATGTGGATACCTTCCAAAAGATGGCGGCCGCTCTGGCTGATCTTCAGCAAGATGACGGCTTTTGGCCCGCTAATTTGCTCGATCCAACGAGCCCCGCTGGGCCCGAAACGAGTGGCACTGCCTTCTTCACCTACGCACTTGCCTGGGGTGTGAACTACGGCCTGCTTTCCAGGCGGAAGTTCCTTCCGATCATCGAAGATGCCTGGAGTGCGCTGACGGACTTCTCGCTCGCTACTCATGGCAAGCTTGGCTACATCCAGCCCGTCGGTGCTGCGCCGATTTCTCGCAGCACGACGCCGGATGACCACTACGATTTTGGTGTCGGTGCCTTCTTGTTGGCTGGTAGCGAAGTCATCAAGCTCTCGCGAGGTCACCTGCCGCCTCTGGTCTCGGAGGAAAACCTAGCGCTGCATGGCGTCGTGAGCGTGACGTCCGAGCAGTCGGGCAATGAAGGCAGCGGCGCGATCGACAACGATCTGACGACGCGCTGGTCTGCTTTCGGATATCCGCAATCGCTGGAGCTGGACCTGCAGGATGTAGAACGTATTCGCGGTATCGAACTCGCGCCGCTCTACCAGCGTCCGTATCAGTTCATCGTTGAAACGCGAGAATCGCTCGACGGGGCATGGACGGTTGCTGTCGATGCCCAGGACAACGCGGAGCATGGTCCGTTTCACACGCGTCTCTTCACGCCGCGCGACGCGCGCTTCGTGCGCTTGACTGTGACTGGCCTCGATAGCTCTGCCAGCTACAGCGACTGGATCAGCATCATCGAGTTTCGGGTCTTGGAAGAGGAGTCACGCAATCGCGCTCGGTGCAAGTAG
- a CDS encoding glycoside hydrolase family 88 protein — MFPCVGLSLSLAAQACSLRVPDKAEYFGGERDAGGGAAGNINVGGTGATSSAGTAGSGGSVGGNDAGGAGGVGGTGGSAGEPPTGDAEYCAYQLDLAAQEYDRFRKVYTDPNDIPRSYDGTTSSVSPNDWTSGFVAGSFWRIYEHTKDDSWRVTAETWTQALFAQATRTSDHDIGFIINTSYGNGYRLTESSSYKTVLEQAAESGIKRYSPVIGAIRSWDYAQYTYPVVIDSMMNLELLLRGSELSGNDQYKQIAVTHALTVAANHFRPDSSAYHVVDFDMNGNVISKSTPQGIDSQSAWGRGQTWGLYGYTMLFRESGDERFLSQAQSIADYYTEHPSMPEDGVPYWDLDSPEYSNVPDFRDTSAGAVAASALFELSSYVTGTRKQKYRAFAVKAVRALSGPSYRAAPDTNGHFLLRHAIGSYPEHREVDVALNFADYYYLEALLRCKAMRSD; from the coding sequence GTGTTCCCTTGCGTAGGGCTCTCCCTCTCCCTGGCGGCTCAGGCTTGCTCTCTCAGGGTTCCTGACAAGGCCGAGTATTTTGGGGGGGAGAGGGACGCTGGAGGCGGAGCCGCAGGCAACATCAACGTGGGCGGCACCGGCGCCACCTCGTCCGCCGGGACCGCGGGCAGTGGCGGAAGTGTTGGAGGAAACGATGCTGGAGGCGCTGGAGGCGTTGGCGGCACGGGCGGTTCCGCAGGAGAACCCCCCACCGGCGACGCAGAGTACTGCGCCTATCAGCTTGACCTCGCGGCACAGGAGTACGACCGCTTCAGAAAGGTCTACACCGATCCCAACGACATCCCGCGAAGCTACGACGGCACCACGTCGTCGGTGTCACCGAACGACTGGACCTCTGGGTTCGTGGCGGGGAGCTTCTGGCGCATCTACGAGCACACCAAAGACGACAGCTGGCGCGTCACCGCGGAGACGTGGACACAGGCGCTCTTCGCACAAGCAACGCGGACCTCCGACCACGACATCGGCTTCATCATCAACACGAGCTACGGCAATGGCTACCGTTTGACGGAGAGTTCTTCATACAAAACCGTGCTCGAGCAAGCCGCCGAAAGCGGCATCAAACGCTACAGCCCGGTGATTGGCGCCATCCGGTCCTGGGACTACGCCCAGTATACCTACCCCGTGGTGATCGACAGCATGATGAACCTCGAACTGCTGCTTCGGGGTTCGGAGCTGAGCGGCAACGACCAATACAAGCAGATCGCCGTCACCCACGCGCTCACAGTCGCCGCCAATCATTTCCGCCCAGATTCGAGCGCCTACCACGTCGTAGACTTCGACATGAATGGCAACGTGATCTCCAAGTCAACTCCGCAAGGGATCGACAGTCAGTCTGCTTGGGGGCGAGGTCAGACCTGGGGCCTCTACGGCTACACGATGCTCTTCCGGGAATCCGGCGACGAGCGCTTCCTGAGTCAGGCGCAGTCGATCGCGGACTACTACACCGAGCACCCCTCCATGCCGGAAGATGGCGTTCCGTACTGGGACCTCGACTCCCCGGAGTACTCGAATGTCCCAGACTTTCGCGACACATCCGCTGGAGCAGTCGCGGCGAGCGCATTGTTCGAGCTCTCGAGCTATGTCACCGGCACACGCAAGCAAAAGTACCGAGCGTTTGCCGTCAAAGCCGTCCGAGCGCTCTCTGGCCCAAGCTACCGTGCGGCACCAGACACGAACGGCCACTTCCTGCTGCGACACGCCATCGGCTCCTACCCGGAGCATCGCGAAGTCGACGTCGCGCTCAACTTCGCCGATTACTACTACTTGGAAGCGCTCCTGCGCTGCAAGGCGATGAGGAGCGACTGA